A window from Pangasianodon hypophthalmus isolate fPanHyp1 chromosome 4, fPanHyp1.pri, whole genome shotgun sequence encodes these proteins:
- the LOC113526517 gene encoding zinc finger protein 521 isoform X6, whose translation MKTHATNKPHKCPVCRRGFLSSSSLLGHMQVHERGKEGQSTGISGGEEWKLKEARKCSRCEEGFDVPEELQKHIAECHPECSPPEEGSVGPGLQCIYCHEPFSDEGTLLSHIDQAHSRDQKGHICTVCSEHFPTVEELYAHMDIHQLPESSNHSNSPSLLTVGYTSVSSTTPDSNLSVDSSTMVDTAPTVPKTRGRRKRAAQHTNDICGRPAKQPKVAYSCIYCNKQVFSSLAVLQIHLKTMHVDKPEQAHTCQFCLEILPSLVNLNEHLKQVHNAEDPSTLLASLSDALLQCNFCPEMLGDLNALQEHIRCSHGFPSPVAKESNAFFCPQCFMGFLTEATLEEHVRQTHCDSGSLRFDSPLAVTPKDPIVEVYSCSYCTNSPIFNSVLKLNKHIKENHKNIPLALNYINNGRRTHRALSPSSSISVDQATLLKHGSTSSRSASEFICNQCGAKYTSLDLFQTHLKTHLDGMLPQLTCPQCNKDFPSQEALLKHVTVHFTVTSTYYICESCDKQFTSVDDLQKHLLDMHTFVFFRCTLCQEVFDSKVSTQLHLAVKHSNEKKVYRCTSCNWDFRHETDLQLHVKHSHLENQGRVHRCIFCGESFGTEVELQCHITTHSKKYNCRFCNKAFHAIILLERHLREKHCVFEGKAQNCGTNGSTSGGGESVAKDDADLQGILTNSHGGPGTGESHNSHDGSEEDVESSEVMYTCDICGASYTMESLLTNHQLRDHNIRPGETAMHKKKAEIIKGSHKCNVCSRTFFSEAGLREHMQTHLGPVKHYMCPICGERFPSLLTLTEHKVTHSKSLDTGSCRICKLPLQSEEDFLEHCQMHPDLRNSLTGFRCVVCMQTVTSTLELKIHGTFHMQKTGAMSTNHPSGRATIPHHQHHQSQKLFKCASCLKEFRSKQDMVKLDINGLPYGLCATCVSASKSSSPTINGGKQQQPGGQTPAPSNAGWNQGESLSPCGVKRKGTGYSTSSSSSISSTVAKTRCSSCNVKFESEVELQTHLQTVHREQTGEGSGSQVRTPQGSPMPRVSPSQSEEKKTYQCIKCQMVFHSEWDIQVHVANHMLEEGLNHECKLCSQTFDSPAKLQCHLIEHSFEGMGGTFKCPVCFTVFVQASKLQQHIFSAHGQEDKIYDCTQCPQKFFFQTELQNHTLSQHSSS comes from the exons ATGAAGACGCACGCCACAAACAAGCCTCATAAATGCCCTGTGTGCCGCAGAGGGTTCCTGTCCTCCAGCTCCCTCCTTGGACATATGCAGGTGCATGAACGAGGTAAGGaaggtcagagcacagggaTCTCTGGAGGAGAGGAGTGGAAGCTAAAGGAAGCACGCAAGTGCAGCCGCTGTGAAGAGGGGTTTGATGTGCCCGAGGAGCTCCAGAAGCACATTGCAGAGTGCCACCCTGAGTGTTCACCCCCAGAAGAAGGAAGTGTAGGACCTGGTCTGCAGTGCATCTACTGCCATGAGCCATTTAGTGATGAGGGTACTTTACTTAGCCATATTGACCAGGCACATAGTCGAGACCAAAAGGGCCATATATGCACTGTATGCTCTGAGCACTTCCCTACTGTGGAAGAGCTGTATGCACACATGGACATTCACCAACTCCCAGAATCCAGCAACCACAGTAACAGTCCCTCTCTGTTGACTGTAGGATACACATCTGTTTCAAGCACGACTCCAGACTCAAACCTTTCTGTTGATAGTTCAACCATGGTAGACACTGCTCCCACTGTGCCCAAGACTCGTGGAAGAAGAAAGCGTGCTGCCCAGCACACAAATGATATTTGTGGACGACCTGCTAAACAGCCTAAAGTAGCTTACAGTTGCATCTATTGCAACAAACAAGTATTCTCCAGTCTTGCTGTCCTTCAGATTCACCTAAAGACAATGCATGTAGATAAACCCGAACAGGCCCATACTTGCCAGTTCTGCTTAGAGATCCTTCCATCTCTGGTTAACTTAAATGAGCATCTGAAACAAGTCCACAATGCTGAAGATCCTTCCACCCTACTTGCCAGCTTGTCTGATGCCTTGTTACAGTGTAACTTTTGTCCAGAGATGCTTGGAGATCTCAATGCCTTGCAGGAACACATCCGTTGCTCTCATGGCTTCCCCAGCCCAGTAGCCAAGGAGAGCAATGCCTTTTTCTGCCCTCAGTGCTTCATGGGATTTCTGACTGAGGCCACACTAGAAGAACATGTACGACAGACCCACTGTGATTCTGGAAGCTTGCGATTTGACTCACCACTTGCAGTCACTCCTAAAGATCCCATTGTGGAGGTGTATTCCTGCTCTTATTGTACCAATTCTCCCATCTTCAACAGTGTCTTGAAGCTGAACAAGCACATCAAAGAAAACCACAAGAACATCCCCCTGGCACTGAATTATATCAACAATGGGAGAAGAACGCATAGAGCCCTTAGCCCTTCATCTTCCATATCTGTAGATCAAGCTACCCTTCTCAAACATGGCAGCACTTCATCCCGCTCAGCAAGTGAATTCATCTGTAACCAGTGTGGTGCTAAGTACACTAGTCTTGATCTTTTCCAGACTCACCTGAAGACTCACCTTGATGGTATGCTACCACAACTCACCTGTCCACAGTGCAACAAGGACTTTCCCAGCCAGGAAGCTCTGCTAAAGCATGTGACTGTCCACTTTACTGTCACTTCCACATACTACATCTGTGAAAGTTGTGACAAGCAGTTCACATCAGTAGATGATTTGCAGAAGCACCTTCTTGATATGCACACCTTTGTGTTCTTTCGTTGCACTCTTTGCCAAGAGGTATTTGACTCTAAAGTATCAACTCAACTTCATCTTGCAGTAAAACACAGCAATGAGAAAAAAGTCTACCGCTGTACATCTTGTAACTGGGATTTCCGTCATGAGACTGATCTTCAACTGCATGTCAAGCACAGTCATTTGGAGAACCAGGGTCGAGTTCACCGCTGCATCTTTTGTGGTGAGTCCTTTGGCACAGAAGTTGAGCTGCAGTGCCACATTACCACACACAGCAAGAAATATAATTGCCGCTTCTGCAACAAGGCTTTCCATGCTATCATCTTGCTGGAAAGACATTTACGTGAGAAACATTGTGTGTTTGAGGGAAAGGCCCAAAACTGTGGCACCAATGGCTCTACAAGTGGTGGTGGTGAATCAGTTGCTAAAGATGATGCAGACCTGCAGGGCATCCTCACCAATAGCCATGGAGGACCTGGTACAGGGGAGTCTCACAACAGTCATGATGGAAGTGAAGAGGATGTTGAGTCCTCAGAGGTCATGTATACCTGTGACATCTGTGGGGCCTCTTATACTATGGAGTCTCTCCTGACCAATCACCAGCTCCGTGATCACAACATCCGACCAGGAGAGACTGCAATGCACAAGAAGAAGGCAGAAATTATCAAGGGGAGCCACAAATGCAATGTTTGCTCTAGGACGTTTTTCTCTGAAGCAGGGCTCCGGGAACATATGCAAACTCACCTGGGACCTGTAAAGCATTATATGTGTCCCATTTGTGGAGAGCGCTTCCCCTCTCTGCTTACTTTGACAGAGCATAAGGTTACTCACAGTAAGAGCTTGGACACAGGCAGCTGTCGAATTTGCAAGTTACCATTGCAGAGTGAGGAAGACTTCCTGGAGCACTGTCAGATGCATCCAGATTTGCGCAACTCTCTGACTGGTTTTCGCTGTGTGGTCTGCATGCAGACCGTTACATCAACCTTAGAGCTGAAGATCCATGGCACCTTCCACATGCAGAAGACAGGAGCCATGTCCACCAATCACCCTAGTGGGCGTGCCACTATTCctcaccaccagcaccaccagaGTCAGAAGCTCTTCAAGTGTGCTTCATGTCTTAAAGAGTTCCGCTCCAAGCAGGACATGGTGAAGCTTGATATTAATGGACTACCATATGGTCTCTGTGCCACATGTGTAAGTGCTAGCAAAAGCTCCAGTCCAACCATAAATGGCGGAAAACAGCAGCAACCAGGGGGGCAAACACCAGCACCCTCTAATGCAGGGTGGAACCAAGGGGAAAGTCTGAGCCCCTGTGGTGTAAAACGAAAGGGGACCGGCTATTCCACATCATCCTCTTCATCAATATCATCCACTGTTGCGAAGACAAGATGCTCCAGCTGCAATGTGAAGTTTGAATCAGAGGTAGAGCTGCAGACACACCTTCAAACAGTGCACAGAGAGCAGACAGGAGAGGGAAGTGGCAGTCAAGTGAGGACCCCTCAAGGATCCCCCATGCCAAGAGTGAGTCCTTCCCAAAGTGAAGAG aaGAAGACATACCAGTGCATTAAGTGTCAGATGGTCTTCCATAGTGAATGGGACATTCAGGTTCATGTTGCAAATCATATGCTTG
- the LOC113526517 gene encoding zinc finger protein 521 isoform X5, which produces MSRRKQAKPRSLRVEDNVTEEQHTPGQAAIQSDRECAPDTVCEDAEDGRLTRRRCSPGEGDEGEEEDEEHSCRSCHQVFDSASDLSQHKINQCQLTDGADLEDDPSCSWPASSPSSKDQTSPVHDYDFGEDEGGPGLPYPCQFCDKSFSRLSFLKRHEQSHSDKLPFSCTFCSRLFKHKRSRDRHIKLHTGDKKYHCSECNSAFSRSDHLKIHMKTHATNKPHKCPVCRRGFLSSSSLLGHMQVHERGKEGQSTGISGGEEWKLKEARKCSRCEEGFDVPEELQKHIAECHPECSPPEEGSVGPGLQCIYCHEPFSDEGTLLSHIDQAHSRDQKGHICTVCSEHFPTVEELYAHMDIHQLPESSNHSNSPSLLTVGYTSVSSTTPDSNLSVDSSTMVDTAPTVPKTRGRRKRAAQHTNDICGRPAKQPKVAYSCIYCNKQVFSSLAVLQIHLKTMHVDKPEQAHTCQFCLEILPSLVNLNEHLKQVHNAEDPSTLLASLSDALLQCNFCPEMLGDLNALQEHIRCSHGFPSPVAKESNAFFCPQCFMGFLTEATLEEHVRQTHCDSGSLRFDSPLAVTPKDPIVEVYSCSYCTNSPIFNSVLKLNKHIKENHKNIPLALNYINNGRRTHRALSPSSSISVDQATLLKHGSTSSRSASEFICNQCGAKYTSLDLFQTHLKTHLDGMLPQLTCPQCNKDFPSQEALLKHVTVHFTVTSTYYICESCDKQFTSVDDLQKHLLDMHTFVFFRCTLCQEVFDSKVSTQLHLAVKHSNEKKVYRCTSCNWDFRHETDLQLHVKHSHLENQGRVHRCIFCGESFGTEVELQCHITTHSKKYNCRFCNKAFHAIILLERHLREKHCVFEGKAQNCGTNGSTSGGGESVAKDDADLQGILTNSHGGPGTGESHNSHDGSEEDVESSEVMYTCDICGASYTMESLLTNHQLRDHNIRPGETAMHKKKAEIIKGSHKCNVCSRTFFSEAGLREHMQTHLGPVKHYMCPICGERFPSLLTLTEHKVTHSKSLDTGSCRICKLPLQSEEDFLEHCQMHPDLRNSLTGFRCVVCMQTVTSTLELKIHGTFHMQKTGAMSTNHPSGRATIPHHQHHQSQKLFKCASCLKEFRSKQDMVKLDINGLPYGLCATCVSASKSSSPTINGGKQQQPGGQTPAPSNAGWNQGESLSPCGVKRKGTGYSTSSSSSISSTVAKTRCSSCNVKFESEVELQTHLQTVHREQTGEGSGSQVRTPQGSPMPRVSPSQSEEKKTYQCIKCQMVFHSEWDIQVHVANHMLVRKVVRIGLNH; this is translated from the exons atgGGGCTGATTTAGAAGATGACCCATCCTGTTCCTGGCCTGCTTCTTCACCATCTAGCAAAGACCAAACATCTCCAGTCCACGATTACGATTTTGGTGAAGATGAAGGGGGCCCTGGCTTGCCCTACCCATGCCAGTTCTGTGACAAATCATTCAGTCGCCTGAGCTTCCTTAAGCGCCACGAGCAGAGCCATAGCGACAAGCTTCCTTTCAGCTGTACCTTCTGCAGTCGCCTATTCAAGCACAAGCGCAGCCGTGACCGGCATATCAAGCTCCACACTGGTGACAAGAAGTACCACTGCAGTGAGTGCAACTCTGCTTTCTCACGCAGTGACCACCTTAAGATCCACATGAAGACGCACGCCACAAACAAGCCTCATAAATGCCCTGTGTGCCGCAGAGGGTTCCTGTCCTCCAGCTCCCTCCTTGGACATATGCAGGTGCATGAACGAGGTAAGGaaggtcagagcacagggaTCTCTGGAGGAGAGGAGTGGAAGCTAAAGGAAGCACGCAAGTGCAGCCGCTGTGAAGAGGGGTTTGATGTGCCCGAGGAGCTCCAGAAGCACATTGCAGAGTGCCACCCTGAGTGTTCACCCCCAGAAGAAGGAAGTGTAGGACCTGGTCTGCAGTGCATCTACTGCCATGAGCCATTTAGTGATGAGGGTACTTTACTTAGCCATATTGACCAGGCACATAGTCGAGACCAAAAGGGCCATATATGCACTGTATGCTCTGAGCACTTCCCTACTGTGGAAGAGCTGTATGCACACATGGACATTCACCAACTCCCAGAATCCAGCAACCACAGTAACAGTCCCTCTCTGTTGACTGTAGGATACACATCTGTTTCAAGCACGACTCCAGACTCAAACCTTTCTGTTGATAGTTCAACCATGGTAGACACTGCTCCCACTGTGCCCAAGACTCGTGGAAGAAGAAAGCGTGCTGCCCAGCACACAAATGATATTTGTGGACGACCTGCTAAACAGCCTAAAGTAGCTTACAGTTGCATCTATTGCAACAAACAAGTATTCTCCAGTCTTGCTGTCCTTCAGATTCACCTAAAGACAATGCATGTAGATAAACCCGAACAGGCCCATACTTGCCAGTTCTGCTTAGAGATCCTTCCATCTCTGGTTAACTTAAATGAGCATCTGAAACAAGTCCACAATGCTGAAGATCCTTCCACCCTACTTGCCAGCTTGTCTGATGCCTTGTTACAGTGTAACTTTTGTCCAGAGATGCTTGGAGATCTCAATGCCTTGCAGGAACACATCCGTTGCTCTCATGGCTTCCCCAGCCCAGTAGCCAAGGAGAGCAATGCCTTTTTCTGCCCTCAGTGCTTCATGGGATTTCTGACTGAGGCCACACTAGAAGAACATGTACGACAGACCCACTGTGATTCTGGAAGCTTGCGATTTGACTCACCACTTGCAGTCACTCCTAAAGATCCCATTGTGGAGGTGTATTCCTGCTCTTATTGTACCAATTCTCCCATCTTCAACAGTGTCTTGAAGCTGAACAAGCACATCAAAGAAAACCACAAGAACATCCCCCTGGCACTGAATTATATCAACAATGGGAGAAGAACGCATAGAGCCCTTAGCCCTTCATCTTCCATATCTGTAGATCAAGCTACCCTTCTCAAACATGGCAGCACTTCATCCCGCTCAGCAAGTGAATTCATCTGTAACCAGTGTGGTGCTAAGTACACTAGTCTTGATCTTTTCCAGACTCACCTGAAGACTCACCTTGATGGTATGCTACCACAACTCACCTGTCCACAGTGCAACAAGGACTTTCCCAGCCAGGAAGCTCTGCTAAAGCATGTGACTGTCCACTTTACTGTCACTTCCACATACTACATCTGTGAAAGTTGTGACAAGCAGTTCACATCAGTAGATGATTTGCAGAAGCACCTTCTTGATATGCACACCTTTGTGTTCTTTCGTTGCACTCTTTGCCAAGAGGTATTTGACTCTAAAGTATCAACTCAACTTCATCTTGCAGTAAAACACAGCAATGAGAAAAAAGTCTACCGCTGTACATCTTGTAACTGGGATTTCCGTCATGAGACTGATCTTCAACTGCATGTCAAGCACAGTCATTTGGAGAACCAGGGTCGAGTTCACCGCTGCATCTTTTGTGGTGAGTCCTTTGGCACAGAAGTTGAGCTGCAGTGCCACATTACCACACACAGCAAGAAATATAATTGCCGCTTCTGCAACAAGGCTTTCCATGCTATCATCTTGCTGGAAAGACATTTACGTGAGAAACATTGTGTGTTTGAGGGAAAGGCCCAAAACTGTGGCACCAATGGCTCTACAAGTGGTGGTGGTGAATCAGTTGCTAAAGATGATGCAGACCTGCAGGGCATCCTCACCAATAGCCATGGAGGACCTGGTACAGGGGAGTCTCACAACAGTCATGATGGAAGTGAAGAGGATGTTGAGTCCTCAGAGGTCATGTATACCTGTGACATCTGTGGGGCCTCTTATACTATGGAGTCTCTCCTGACCAATCACCAGCTCCGTGATCACAACATCCGACCAGGAGAGACTGCAATGCACAAGAAGAAGGCAGAAATTATCAAGGGGAGCCACAAATGCAATGTTTGCTCTAGGACGTTTTTCTCTGAAGCAGGGCTCCGGGAACATATGCAAACTCACCTGGGACCTGTAAAGCATTATATGTGTCCCATTTGTGGAGAGCGCTTCCCCTCTCTGCTTACTTTGACAGAGCATAAGGTTACTCACAGTAAGAGCTTGGACACAGGCAGCTGTCGAATTTGCAAGTTACCATTGCAGAGTGAGGAAGACTTCCTGGAGCACTGTCAGATGCATCCAGATTTGCGCAACTCTCTGACTGGTTTTCGCTGTGTGGTCTGCATGCAGACCGTTACATCAACCTTAGAGCTGAAGATCCATGGCACCTTCCACATGCAGAAGACAGGAGCCATGTCCACCAATCACCCTAGTGGGCGTGCCACTATTCctcaccaccagcaccaccagaGTCAGAAGCTCTTCAAGTGTGCTTCATGTCTTAAAGAGTTCCGCTCCAAGCAGGACATGGTGAAGCTTGATATTAATGGACTACCATATGGTCTCTGTGCCACATGTGTAAGTGCTAGCAAAAGCTCCAGTCCAACCATAAATGGCGGAAAACAGCAGCAACCAGGGGGGCAAACACCAGCACCCTCTAATGCAGGGTGGAACCAAGGGGAAAGTCTGAGCCCCTGTGGTGTAAAACGAAAGGGGACCGGCTATTCCACATCATCCTCTTCATCAATATCATCCACTGTTGCGAAGACAAGATGCTCCAGCTGCAATGTGAAGTTTGAATCAGAGGTAGAGCTGCAGACACACCTTCAAACAGTGCACAGAGAGCAGACAGGAGAGGGAAGTGGCAGTCAAGTGAGGACCCCTCAAGGATCCCCCATGCCAAGAGTGAGTCCTTCCCAAAGTGAAGAG aaGAAGACATACCAGTGCATTAAGTGTCAGATGGTCTTCCATAGTGAATGGGACATTCAGGTTCATGTTGCAAATCATATGCTTG